The Niastella koreensis GR20-10 genome includes a window with the following:
- a CDS encoding S1C family serine protease — protein MQKIDTPLQFIQHTDNELLDAYSKTIAGVVGSIAESVVHIEVSKNVVDRRTRQERVTQGSGSGFIISSDGFIVTNHHVIEGAGAINVSLADGRKVSAELKGSDQSTDIAVLKIYENALKALSFANSDQLQVGQIAIAIGNPLGLQHTVTAGVVSALGRTLRASDGRLIDDVIQTDASLNPGNSGGPLVNSLGQVIGVNTAMIPTAHGICFAVSSNIAEYVSGKLIMQGRVKRGILGLAGQLVNLTGRMIAANRLETRTGVYISEVVADVPAYNSELHAGDIIVGFNDHAIGSIDDLHKQLNEKTIGQRITMQVLRGGHKTTITVIPGEMI, from the coding sequence ATGCAAAAGATAGATACTCCTCTACAATTCATACAACATACCGATAATGAGCTGCTGGATGCGTATTCCAAAACCATCGCCGGCGTTGTAGGCAGTATAGCAGAATCAGTTGTACACATCGAGGTCTCCAAAAATGTAGTAGACCGGCGTACGCGACAGGAGCGTGTAACGCAGGGCAGCGGTTCTGGCTTTATTATTTCTTCTGATGGATTTATTGTTACCAATCACCACGTTATAGAAGGTGCAGGTGCTATAAACGTATCTCTGGCCGATGGGCGAAAGGTGTCTGCCGAACTAAAAGGCAGTGATCAAAGCACCGATATTGCCGTTCTTAAAATATATGAGAACGCTCTTAAGGCCCTGTCATTTGCCAACAGTGACCAGCTGCAGGTAGGGCAAATTGCCATTGCCATTGGTAACCCGCTGGGGTTGCAACATACAGTTACAGCTGGGGTGGTAAGCGCCCTGGGCAGAACCCTGCGTGCATCCGATGGCCGGCTGATCGATGATGTCATTCAAACAGACGCTTCGTTAAATCCCGGTAATTCTGGCGGTCCGCTGGTAAACTCGTTAGGGCAGGTCATTGGCGTAAACACGGCCATGATCCCCACGGCCCATGGGATCTGTTTTGCGGTATCTTCCAACATAGCGGAATATGTAAGTGGTAAACTGATTATGCAGGGAAGGGTAAAACGGGGCATCCTGGGCCTGGCAGGTCAATTGGTTAATTTAACCGGGCGGATGATAGCTGCCAACCGGTTAGAAACGCGTACCGGCGTGTATATCTCAGAGGTAGTGGCTGATGTACCGGCGTATAACAGTGAGCTACATGCCGGCGATATTATTGTAGGGTTTAACGATCATGCAATTGGGTCAATTGACGACCTGCACAAACAACTTAACGAAAAAACCATCGGGCAAAGAATAACCATGCAGGTATTGCGCGGCGGTCATAAAACAACCATTACTGTTATTCCGGGGGAAATGATATAG
- the paaZ gene encoding phenylacetic acid degradation bifunctional protein PaaZ, protein MKKLGNYVTGRWITGDGEGQALYNAINGETIGYASTRGLDFNAILDYARKTGNPALRKLTFHERGLMLKALALHLRNHLDKFYAISYKTGATKADSWVDIEGGIGNLFSYASLRRKFPNEPYCVDGDAIPLGKGGTFMGQHILVPKEGVAVHINAFNFPVWGMLEKIAVNLLAGVPAVVKPATITSYLTEAVVQEIIASGILPEGSLQLLCGSAGDLLDHVTAQDVITFTGSASTGLQLKSHPRILAENVPFTMEADSLNCIVLGDDVTPNMPEWDIFIKEVRREMTTKAGQKCTAIRRIFVPQNKMEDVWLALGKALSQTTIGNPENDKVRMGSLAGQSQREEVLAQVQKLLASSQIVYGSLDSVQVVDADAKKGAFMSPLLLKNENPFESEAVHSVEAFGPVSTIMPYNSTDEAVALAKKGKGSLVCSIVTADNKIARDYVLGAATYHGRILVLNNECAKESTGHGSPLPLLVHGGPGRAGGGEEMGGTRGVKHYMQRVALQGSPTAITAITNVYQTGAQTREDEKHPFRKYFEELQIGDTLITHKRTVTEADIVNFANVSWDHFYAHTDHTSLQGTIFEKPVAHGYFILSAAAGLFVDAKKGPVLLNYGLEECRFVKPVYAGATIGVQLTCKEKIEQEKKDENDIPKGIVKWLVQVSDETGDPVAVATILTMVAKKSQ, encoded by the coding sequence ATGAAAAAATTGGGTAACTATGTAACCGGCCGGTGGATCACCGGCGACGGAGAAGGACAGGCGTTGTACAATGCGATAAATGGCGAAACGATTGGCTATGCTTCTACCCGCGGTCTCGATTTCAACGCCATCCTTGACTATGCAAGAAAAACCGGCAACCCTGCGCTGCGTAAACTCACTTTTCACGAACGCGGATTGATGTTGAAAGCACTGGCTTTACACCTTCGCAACCACCTCGACAAATTCTATGCTATCAGTTATAAAACCGGCGCCACCAAAGCCGACAGCTGGGTTGATATTGAAGGCGGTATCGGCAACCTGTTCTCCTACGCTTCCCTGCGCCGCAAGTTCCCCAACGAACCCTACTGTGTAGATGGCGACGCCATCCCTCTTGGTAAAGGCGGCACTTTTATGGGACAGCATATCCTGGTGCCCAAAGAAGGCGTTGCGGTTCATATCAATGCATTCAACTTTCCGGTATGGGGCATGCTTGAAAAAATTGCGGTGAACCTCCTGGCTGGCGTACCGGCTGTTGTAAAACCAGCTACCATCACTTCCTATCTTACCGAAGCGGTAGTGCAGGAAATTATTGCTTCCGGCATTTTACCTGAAGGATCTTTACAGTTGTTATGCGGTTCGGCCGGCGACCTGCTCGATCATGTTACGGCACAGGATGTAATTACGTTTACAGGTTCTGCATCAACCGGTTTGCAATTGAAATCACACCCACGCATACTGGCAGAAAATGTTCCCTTTACCATGGAAGCCGATTCCCTTAACTGCATTGTACTGGGCGACGATGTAACGCCCAACATGCCCGAATGGGATATTTTTATAAAAGAGGTTCGCCGCGAAATGACCACCAAGGCCGGACAAAAATGTACAGCCATCCGCCGCATTTTTGTTCCGCAAAACAAAATGGAAGATGTATGGCTGGCATTGGGAAAAGCGCTTAGCCAAACAACTATTGGTAATCCTGAAAATGATAAAGTACGGATGGGTTCCCTGGCCGGACAAAGCCAGCGCGAAGAAGTACTGGCACAGGTGCAAAAATTACTGGCCTCTTCCCAAATTGTTTATGGGTCGCTAGATAGTGTGCAGGTCGTAGATGCCGATGCTAAAAAAGGTGCATTCATGAGCCCCCTGTTATTAAAAAATGAAAACCCTTTTGAGAGCGAAGCAGTGCATAGTGTTGAAGCGTTTGGTCCCGTTAGCACCATTATGCCATACAACAGCACCGATGAAGCGGTTGCCCTGGCTAAAAAAGGAAAAGGCTCACTGGTTTGCTCCATTGTGACTGCAGATAATAAAATTGCCCGCGACTATGTATTAGGCGCTGCTACTTATCATGGCAGAATACTGGTGCTGAATAATGAATGCGCGAAAGAAAGTACCGGTCATGGCTCGCCGTTACCTTTGCTGGTGCATGGCGGCCCCGGACGTGCTGGCGGCGGTGAAGAAATGGGTGGGACAAGGGGAGTGAAACATTATATGCAACGTGTAGCCCTGCAGGGGTCACCCACTGCGATTACTGCCATCACCAATGTGTACCAAACCGGTGCGCAAACGCGCGAAGATGAAAAACATCCTTTTAGAAAATACTTTGAAGAGCTGCAGATAGGAGATACACTCATTACTCATAAGCGCACTGTTACCGAAGCCGACATTGTGAACTTTGCCAATGTAAGCTGGGACCATTTTTACGCTCACACCGATCATACTTCTTTACAAGGCACCATCTTTGAAAAACCGGTTGCCCATGGATATTTTATTTTAAGCGCCGCCGCCGGATTGTTTGTTGATGCTAAAAAAGGTCCGGTATTGCTAAACTACGGATTGGAAGAATGCCGGTTTGTAAAACCGGTGTATGCCGGGGCCACCATTGGCGTACAGCTTACCTGCAAAGAAAAAATTGAGCAGGAGAAAAAAGACGAGAACGATATTCCCAAAGGCATTGTAAAATGGCTGGTTCAGGTTTCTGACGAAACCGGCGATCCCGTTGCCGTGGCTACTATTCTCACCATGGTTGCCAAAAAATCACAATAA